CGGACGTCGGCGATGGCCCAGACATCAACCAGCGACGCCAGCAGCGTGACCACCAGCAGGCCATTGATGGTGCGCACGAGCTTCGGCAGCCAGCCGTCGAGGCGCACCGGCAGCATGGGCAGACGCGCGCGTACCGTTGGCGGCAGCAACTGACCGATACGGCGCAGGTTACCGACATAGGTGCCGATAAACCCGATGGCAAGGATGATGACCAGGCTGATCGCACTGGCCTGGAGCATGAAAAGATAGGCGCTCGGCGGCGCGATGACGACCAGCCCCGCGAAGATCGCGCTGTAGGCCCCTGCCAGCAGATGCCAGAGCCCGGCCAGCGGCCGCAGGACAGGCCGGTAGAAGCTGTTCCTGTGATGACCCGCGCGCGCGAGCATCGACTGCCGGACCGGCTCGCGGGCCTCGCGGATGGCGGCGAAAACCCCCAGCAGCACGAACAACGCGATCGCCCCTTCGACTAGGAGAGCGGCCGCCGGGAAGGCGATGGCGACAACCGGCGCGATGAACATCACGCCATAGACGGCCATTCGCGCGAGTCGTGACAGCCGCTTTTCCCAGTGTTGGGCGTTCGCCTCGTCCAGTGGCAGCAGGCGCGCGGCATTGGCGCGCGGCTCGAGGAAGATATTGATGACCAGGCGCGCGATCTCGGCGATGACGAATGCCAGCAGGAATCGCCCGGCCGTTGCCGACCAGTCCGGCGCCTCCACCGCCCCGAGCAGCAGTGCGCCGTAACCGATGGCGGCGACGAGCGCCACCTTCGCCCCCTGCACCGTGATCGCCACGGCAATCACGCAGATCCCGCAAAGCGGCCCCAGATCGGCCCGGCTCCGGCGCTGCCAGGTCGCGAGCCGATCGATCAGGGCATCGCCGCGGTGACGCAGGACCCGCTGCAAAAGCAGCACCAGCACGATCAGGCCTATCAGGCGGCCGGCGCTCACGGCGGTCTGCAGGTCGGCGAAGTCCATTACCGTCGCCGGCAGTGCCTGCGCCTCGGCCACAAGCTGCATTGCCCAGGCGGTGAGGGCCTCGCGTGCCTCGCCAACCCAGCCGATCAGTGCAGATCCATTGTCATCCAGCATGATTGATCCCTTTGTTTAATCGGCGTATACGATAACAAAAACGCGTTGCGAAATTTTTATTGCACCGCAACAAGCCACTTGCTATATTGCACCGCAACAAGGCGATATAGCCTTGGACTAAAACAGCAAACAGAGGAACCAAGCCATGACGAACGAAAACTTTAACCAGGCGAGCGAGCAGGCAGAGAAGATGTTCATGGGCCCGACCCGGGACTATGCCAAGCTTGCGATGGACTATGCCGAGAAGATGATCGACGCCCAGATGGAAGCGGCGAAGACCTACACCGACATCGGCATGCAGCAGGCGCGC
The Spiribacter vilamensis DNA segment above includes these coding regions:
- a CDS encoding mechanosensitive ion channel domain-containing protein, coding for MLDDNGSALIGWVGEAREALTAWAMQLVAEAQALPATVMDFADLQTAVSAGRLIGLIVLVLLLQRVLRHRGDALIDRLATWQRRSRADLGPLCGICVIAVAITVQGAKVALVAAIGYGALLLGAVEAPDWSATAGRFLLAFVIAEIARLVINIFLEPRANAARLLPLDEANAQHWEKRLSRLARMAVYGVMFIAPVVAIAFPAAALLVEGAIALFVLLGVFAAIREAREPVRQSMLARAGHHRNSFYRPVLRPLAGLWHLLAGAYSAIFAGLVVIAPPSAYLFMLQASAISLVIILAIGFIGTYVGNLRRIGQLLPPTVRARLPMLPVRLDGWLPKLVRTINGLLVVTLLASLVDVWAIADVRAWLGTPEGQALVGAITALLGIAFLSLTGWLLAASWIEDRLNPDTGEGEPGAREKTLLSLFRNVIAIAILVVAGMIALSEIGIDIGPLLAGAGVIGLAIGFGAQTLVQDIITGVFIQLEDAIHQDDFITAAGISGTVERLSIRSLGLRDLAGTLHVVPFSSVTTVSNFTRDFGYHLGEYRIAYKENLGEVIDHLHEAYARMMENPEIGTEVTGPLEVDGVTALADSSVNIRVRIRSTPGMQWAVGRAFNRCVKDRFDAVGIEIPYPHMKMHFAGERQDKAPPAEIAPSDPATSAAEE